From Streptomyces sp. SCSIO 75703:
CGAGGCCCGCCGCGGAGACGGCGCCGTGCTGCTCGGCGATGCCGACGTCGTAGACCCGCTCGGGGAAGGCGCGGGCGAACTTGTCGAGGCCGACCGGCTGGAGCATGGCGGCGGTGATGGCGACGACGTCCTCGCGCTCCTCGCCGAGCTTGACCATCTCGTCGCCGAAGACGGAGGTCCAGTCGGCGCCGGAGCTGGCGATGGGCAGGCCGGTGTCCGGGTGGATCTTGCCGACGGCGTGGAAGCGGTCGGCCTCGTCCTGGAGGGCGGGCTGGTAGCCGCGGCCCTTCTCGGTGAGGCAGTGCACGATCACGGGACCGCCGAAGCGCTTGGCCCGGGTGAGGGCGGACTCCAGGGCCTCCAGGTCGTGGCCGTCGATGGGGCCGACGTACTTGAGGCCGAGGTCCTCGAAGAGGCCCTGCGGGGCGATGAAGTCCTTCAGGCCCTTCTTGGCGCCGTGCAGGGTGTCGTAGAGCGGTTTGCCGACGACCGGGGTGCGTTCCAGGAGGTCCTTGGTGCGGGCGAGGAAGCGCTCGTAGCCGTCGGTGGTGCGCAGGGTGGCCAGGTGGTTGGCGAGGCCGCCGATGGTGGGCGCGTAGGAGCGCTCGTTGTCGTTGACGACGATGACCAGGGGGCGGTCCTTGGCGTCGGCGATGTTGTTGAGCGCCTCCCAGGCCATGCCGCCGGTGAGGGCGCCGTCGCCGATGACCGCGACGACGTGCCGGTCCCGGCCCAGCACCTGGTTGGCCTTGGCGATGCCGTCGGCCCAGCCGAGGACGGTGGAGGCGTGGCTGTTCTCGATGACGTCGTGCTCGGACTCGGCCTGCGAGGGGTAGCCGGACAGGCCGCCCTTCATCTTCAGGCGGGAGAAGTCCTGCCGTCCGGTGAGCAGCTTGTGCACGTAGGACTGGTGGCCGGTGTCCCACAGCACCTTGTCGGCGGGCGAGTCGAAGACGCGGTGCAGAGCGAGGGTGAGCTCCACCACGCCCAGGTTGGGGCCGAGGTGGCCGCCGGTCTTGGCGACGGCGTCGACGAGGAAGGTGCGGATCTCCTCTGCCAGCCGGTCCAGCTCCTCCAGGCTGAGCCGGTCCAGATCGCGCGGTCCCCTGATGCGGGTCAGCAGCGGCACCCGTGCCTCCTTGCAATAGAGCTGATCGAGCTGTTACCGGGCGGGTCGAGTCTAATCTTCCGCTGCGCCGGAAGATGTCCGGGCGGTGCGTCGTACGTCACCCGTTCGGCTGTACCCAACAACGCCCCCTCCTACGACACGGGGGAGGCGCGCGGGAGGTTCCGGGCGCCCCCGTACGGGTGGTGCGGGCCGTGGGCACAGCGCTCCGCCCGCCGGTCCCCGGGGACGGGGACAGGCGGGCGGAGCGGACGGCACGGGTCGGCGCGGCTAGGCGCGGCCCGCCGTCTTCTGCGTCTTGCGGGTGACGGCGTCGATGACGACGGTCGCCAGCAGCACGCCGCCGGTGATCATGTACTGGACCGGCGAGGCGATGCCCTCCAGGGCGAGGCCGTACTGGATCGAGACGATGACCATGACACCCAGGAGGGCGTTCCAGGTGCGGCCGCGCCCGCCGAAGAGGGACGTGCCGCCGATGACGGCCGCGGCGATGACGTTCATCAGGAATTCACCGGTGCCCGCGCCCTGGTTGGCGGAGGCGATCTTCGAGGCGACGAAGAGGCCGCCGATCGCGGCGAAGGTGCCGGCGATGGCGAAGACCGAGATCCGGACCAGTTCCACGTTGATGCCGGCGCGGCGGGATGCCTCGACGCTGCCGCCGAGCGCGAAGACCTTGCGGCCGTAGGCGGTGCGGCGCAGCACGAAGTCCGTGAGCAGCAGGACCGCGAGGAAGATCACGACGGCCAGCGGCAGGCCCTTGTGCTGGTTGAAGACGATGGCGACGGCGAAGGCCAGGACGGCCAGCAGCACGGTGCGCACGATCGTCTCGCTCAGCGGGCGGGACGGCACCCCGGCGGCCTCGCGGCGGCGGTTGCCGAAGAAGGCGGTGAGGAAGTAGCCCGCCGTGACGACGACCGCGAGTCCGTAGGCGGCGGCCACGTCGCTGAAGTAGTGGCTGGTGAGCTGGGCGACCAGGCCCTCGGAGTCGAGGTTGATGGTGCCGTTGCTGCCGAGGATCTGGAGCATGAAGCCCTGCCAGAACAGCAGTCCGGCGAGGGTGACGGCGAAGGCGGGGACGCCGATGCGGGCGAAGAAGAAGCCGTGGATGGCGCCCGCGGCGGTGCCGGTGAGGATGGCCAGGACGAGGGCCAGGACCTCGTTCATCCCGTGGGTGACGCTGAGCACCGCGAAGGTGGCGCCCGCGACACCGCTGACCGAGCCGACCGACAGGTCGATCTCGCCGAGCAGCAGGACGAAGACGATGCCGACGGCGATCATGCCGGTGCCGACCATGGCGACCGACATGTCGGAGAAGTTGCCGGCGGTGAGGAAGTTGCCGTTCAGGCTGGTGAAGATGGCCCAGATGACCAGCAGGCCGATGACGACCGGTATCGACCCGAGGTCGCCGGCCTTCAGCTTCCGCTTGAACTCGCCGACGTAGCCGGCGAGGCCCTGCTCGCGCACGAGCAGCCGCGGGTCGACCGCGGTGACGGCGGCGGCTGCCGCCTCGGGGTTCTCCACCGCGGTTTCCTCGGCGGACGTGGAGGTCTTGTCGATGCTCACTTCCGGATCTCCCCATGGGTGCGCGCCGCACGACGGGTCACGGCGTTGTCCGTGGCGCCCGTGATGGCGGAGATGATCTCTTCCTGCGAGGTCGACCTGACCTCGAAGACGCCGTTGTTGCGGCCGAGGCGCAGCACGGCGACCTTGTCGGCGACGGCCTTCACATCGGCCATGTTGTGGCTGATGAGGATGACGGCGTGACCGCGTTCGCGCAGCCGTTCGACGAGGTCGAGGACCTGGGCGGTCTGCTCGACGCCGAGGGCGGCGGTGGGTTCGTCCAGGATGACCAGCTTGGGCTCGCCGAGCATGGAGCGGGCGATGGCCACGACCTGGCGCTGGCCTCCGGACAGGGAGGCGATCGGGATGCGGACGCTGGGTATCCGGATGGAGAGCGTGTCCAGCAGTTCCCGGGAGCGGCGCTCCATCTCGACCTCGTCGAGGACGCCACGCCTGCGGATCTCCCGGCCGAGGTAGAGGTTGCCGACGACGTCGATGTTGTCGCAGAGCGCGAGGTCCTGGTAGACCGTCGCGATGCCCAGGCTCTGGGCGTCGTTCGGCTTGTTGATCGTGACGGGCCTGCCGTCCCACTCGACGACGCCCTCGTCGATGGGATGCACGCCGGCGATCGTCTTGACCAGCGTGGACTTTCCGGCACCGTTGTCGCCGACCAGGGCGACCACCTCACCGGCGTGGACCTCAAGCTCGACGTCGGTGAGCGCCTGGACGGCACCGAATCGCTTGGAGACCCCGCGCAACGCCAGCACGGGCGTAGCGGACACGTGAACCATCTCCTTCGCCGCCTGACCCGGCGGGAGGTTGTGCAGCAGTTTGAGGGGGGTGTTCCGCCGGCGCCCCGCGGCGGAGCTTGCGGGGCTGTCGGTCTGCGGGGCGCCGGCGGAGTTCATGGCGGTCGCCGGGCCGTACGGGCGTCCGGTGCGGGCACCCGTACGGTCCGGCGGGCCCGTGACCGGGCCCGGGGACCGCTTACTTGAGGCCGGCCTTCTCGCAGGCGGCCTTGTACTTGTCCGTGCAGATCTCGTCGAGGGTGTAGTAACCCTCCTTGATGACGGTGTCGTTGACGTTGTCCTTGGTCAGCGAGACGACCGGGACGAGCACCGTCGGAATGCCCTTGTTGGTGGCGCTGTCGGCCTTGTCCTTGGCCATGTCCAGCGGCTCGCCCTTGGCGAGGGCGACGGCCATCTCGGCGGCGACCGCGGCCTCCTGCGGGTAGGACTTGTACACGCTCATGAACTGCTCGCCCGCGACGATGCGCTGCACGCCCGCGAGTTCGGCGTCCTGACCGGTGACCGGGATGTCGGCGATGCCCGCGGCCTTCAGCGCGGTGATGATGCCGCCCGCCATCCCGTCGTTGGCGGAGTAGACGCCGACGATCTTGTCCTTGCCGAGGGCGGAGATGGCGCCCTCCATGTTGGCGTTGGCGTTCTCCGGCTTCCACTCCTTGGTGTCGTACTCGCGGCCGATCTTGACCTTGCCGTCGAGGACGGAGTGGGCGCCTTCCTTGAACTGGGCGGCGTTGGGGTCGGTCGAGGAGCCGTTCATCATGACGATCTGGCCGTCCTTGGCCTTGTCGCCCAGCGCCTCCAGCAGGGCCTCGCCCTGCGTCTTGCCCACGGTCACGTTGTCGAACGAGGTGTAGGCGTCGATCGGGCCCTCGGCCAGGCGGTCGTAGGCGACGACCGGGATGCCGGCGTCCTTGGCCTTCTTCACCGAGCCGGCGATGGCCTTGGCGTCCACCGCGTCCACGACCAGCACGTCGACCTTGTTGGTCACCATGGTGTCGACCTGCTGGTTCTGCAGGCTGGCGTCCTGCTTGGCGTTGGCGTAGACGACCTTGCCCTTGTTGTTCGTCAGCTCCTTGACCTTCTTCTCGATCAAGGGCTTGTCGAACTTCTCGTACCGCGCGGTCTGGTTCTCCGGCAGGAGCAGGCCGACCGTGATGGCGTCGCCCTTCCCGGCGGGCGCGGCGGACGCGTCCTTCTTGTCGCCGGACTCCTTGGCACTGCCACAAGCGGCGAGCGAGACGGCCATCGCACCGGCGGCAACGGCGAAGGCGGCACGGCGCATACGCGTGTTCACTTCAGAAACCTCCCTGACGAGGCCGCGTCCTTGCGGCCGAGGTGGCTGGAAGTCAACTCGGCCACAGGTGCGACGTCAAGAAGTAAATCCTTAACGAGATGGCAACGGTGCCATCCGTTCTCTAAGTGAAGGCAGGAGCGGCTGTGGACAGCGACCCCGCGGCCGTCCCGTCCAAAAGCGTCGAATCACCCATCTCGCCGAGAGCGAGGGCGAGCGCGCCCAGCACCTCGGCCCGGCCGCCCAACGCCCCCGGGAGCACCGAGAGCTGGCGGGCGGCGCTGGGGATGGCGTAGCGGCCCACGGACTCCCTTATCGGCGCGAGGACCAGTTCGCCGGCCTCGGCGAGGTCCCCGCCGAGGACCACCCGGCTCGGGTTGAGCAGGTTGCACAGGTTGGCGACACCGCTGCCGATGTGGCGGCCCACGTCGGCGATGACCCGGCGGCAGCCGGGGTCGCCCTCCCGGGCCAGCCGGACCACGCCCTCCATCGTCAGGTCGCTGCCGTGGCTCGGCTGGAGCAGCGGCAGCACGTACCGCGCGGAGGCGAAGGTCTCCAGGCAGCCGCGGTTGCCGCAGCGGCAGACCGGTCCGGACTCGTCCAGGGTGATGTGCCCGATCTCGCCGGCGGTGCCCCCGGGGCCCCGGTAGATGGTGCCGTTGATCACGAGACCGGCGCCGACGCCGCTGGCGACCTTGATGTACGCCAGGTCCCGCACGCCCCGGCCGCTGCCCCAGACCAGTTCGCCGAGGGCGCCGAGGTTGGCGTCGTTGTCCACGTGCACCGGCACGCCGAGCCGCCCCCGCAGCTCCTCGGCGGGCCGGGTGCCGCCCCAGCCGGGCAGGATGGCGGTGGAGCCGAGGGTGCCGGACTCCACGTCGATCGGGCCGGGGACGCCCAGCCCCACCCCGGTGATCTTGTCCGGTTCGACGCCGGTCGCCGCGATCAGGCGGTTGACCAGCGCCTCCGCCCGGTCGAAGCCCTGGGTGGAGGAGGCGTCGACGTCGAGCGGCTCGGACTCCTCGGCGAGCACCTGGTGGGCGAGGTTCCCGACCGCGACGCGCAGGTGCGTGTGCCCGAAGTCCACGCCGATGACGATCCCGGCGTCCCCGCTCAGGGAGACGCTGCGGGCCCGCCGGCCGCCCGCCGAGGTGGGGGTGACCTCGACCGTCCCGCCCTCGCGCAGTTCGCGGACGATGTTGGAGACGGTCGCGGCGGACAGGCCCGTCGTCCGCGCGATCTCCGCCTGCGTGAGCGAACCGGCGAGCCGTACCGCTCGTACGACCCGTTCCAGGTTGGCTCGGTGCAGCGACGACTGCGACCCGGGAGTCTCCACGACGAACCTCCTGCGCGCGGGACCGCGTCGACGAGGCCCCGTCCATGTCCAACTAGTGAACTCTAAGCTGAGCCGTTCGGGTCGCCTCCCGTCAAGAGGTTGAACCTCATCCGGGTACCCGCCCCGGACGCGTCCATGCCGCCCCCGGGGCCGGGAGCGGCATGGCGGCGGGCGGTGCGGGCGGGCCGTTCGCGGCCGGCCTACTTCAGGGCGCCGGCCGTGAGACCGGTGACGACCTGGCGCTGGAAGACGATGTACGCGGCCAGTACGGGGAGCATGGCCATGACCAGTCCGGCGAAGAGGCCCGACCAGTCGCCCTTGTAGCCCTGGCTGACGGCGAGCTGCACGAGGCCCTGGGTGAGGACGTGCTTGTCCGGGTCGGTGTTGAGCACCGTGGGCAGCATGTACTGGTTCCACTGGCCCAGGAAGTTGAAGATCCCCACGCTGATCAGCCCCGGCTTGGCCATGGGCAGCATGACCTGGAAGAAGGTGCGGCTGTGCGAGGCGCCGTCGACGAAGGCGGCCTCCGCCACCGAGGTCGGCAGGGTGCGGAAGAACGCGGTCAGGAAGAAGACCGTGAAGGGCAGCGAGTAGGCGATGTAGACGAGGATCAGCCCGTGGATCGTGTTCAGCAGCCCCATGTTGTCCACCACGTAGAACAGGGGCACCAGGGCGAGCATGATCGGGAAGCTCATGCCGCCCACGAACAAGTAGTAGACGAACCGGTTGCCGGGGAAGTCGAAGCGGGCCAGCACGTAGGCGGCCATGGAGCCCAGCACCAGGGTGCCCACCAGCGAACCGCCCACCACCAGCGCGGTGTTGAGGAAGTAGTCGCTCATGTGGGCCTGGGACCAGGCCCGCGACCAGTTGTCGAAGCGCAGCCTGTCGGGCAGCGACCAGGGCGAGCCGAAGATGGCGGCGTCGTCCTTGAAAGAGGTCATCACCGCCCACACCAGCGGGAGGGCGACCATGATCGCCCAGATGACGAGGACGCCGTGGGAGAAGACGTTGAGGGTCGTGCCCTCCTTCCTCGCCGTCCGGGGCCCGGCGGCGCGGGCGCTCTTCGGGGCCGCGCCGGGGCCGGCGGGCGGGGACGCGGGGGTCTCGGTCGTCGTCATCTGCTCAGTACTCCAGCCGCTCGCGCCGGCCCAGCCGCATCACGACGGCCGCGAAGGCCAGCGTGACGACGAGCAGGGCGACGCCGATCGTGGTGGCGTAGGCGGCCTGACCGTCACGGAACGCCTTCTGGTACACGTACAGGACCATGACGGTGGTCGAGTAGTCCGGTCCGCCGGGCCCGGTCGTCATGATCTGCACGACCGCGAAGGACTCGGCCCCGAGCGCGAGGATGCCCATGTAGACCCAGCCGGACTGCACGGTGTCCCACAGCAGCGGCAGGGTGACCCTGAAGAAGGTCACGAAGCGGCTCGCCCCGTCCAGCAGCGCCGCCTCGTACAGCTCGACCGGGATCGAGGCCATGCCCGCGGAGAAGAGCACCACGAAGAAGCCGACCGTGGACCAGACGAGCACCGCCATCACGCACCACAGCGCGAGGTCCGGATCGCCGAGCCACAGCGGCTGGACCCCGTCGAGACCGATGCCGCGCAGCAGGGAGTTGACGGCTCCGCTGTCCGGGTTGTACGCGAACGCGAAGAGCAGGGCGACGATCGCGATGGAGAGCACCTGTGGGAAGAAGTAGACGATCTTGTAGAACCCGGAGCCGCGGACGCCGGTGATGGCCGGTCCCCCGCGGCGGCGCCGCCCGCCGACGTTGATCATGAAGGAGAGGAACAGCGCCAGGCCGAGGGTGACCAACGGCACCAGCAGGGCGAACATCACACTGTGCAGCAGCGACTTCCAGAAGATGTCGTCGTCGAGCATGCGGGAGTAGTTGTCGAAGCCGACCATCCGGAAGTCGGGGCTCAGTCCCGTCCAGTCCGTGAACGAGTAGTAGATGGACTGGACGAACGGCCACACGACGAAGAGCGTGTACAGCCCGAGGGGGACCGCGAGGAACCCCACGACGAAGCGGTATTTTCCGTGCTGCATTCCCAGGGCCTCCCCGGCCGAGCGCAGGCCGCGCCACCGGAACCGGCGCGGCGCGCCGCGCGCCTGCCGCCGGTCCGGTGACGCTTGCTCACTGGTGCTTGTAGTGCTTGACCGACGAGTCCTTGGCCGCCTCGTCGGCGAAGCCCTGGATCTTCTTGATCGCCTCGGCCGGGGTGAGCCGGCCGGCCATCATCTCGCCGAGGCCGGAGACGCCGATCTTCTCCTTCTGGAGCTGCACGTACCAGTCCTGGAGCCGCGGGTTCACCACGTTGTCGCCGGCCAGCTCCAGCGCCGCCACACCGGACTTGAGGCCCGGGGTCAGCTCGACGCCGTCGGTGCCGCCGTTGTACGCGGTCAGCGACTTCACCTTGCCGGTGAAGTTCTTCGAGGACTCCTCGCCGAGCATGATGCGCAACTGCTCCATGCCACCGGGGGCGTTGGCCGCCTTGGCGGGCACGATGAACGGCTCGCCGCCGGAGGCCCAGAGTGTGCCGAAGGGCATTTTGTCGCCGTCGTCCAGACCCGAGGGGGCCGAGACGGCCAGGTCGAAGTCGGCGGGGATGACGTTGGCGGACTCGTTCTCCACCCAGGAGCCGTTGGGGAGGAAGAGCGCCTTGCCCTTGGCCCAGGCGGTCTGCGACTGGATGTGGTCCAGTCCCGGGGTGCCCTTGAGCACGTACCCCTTGCGGTACAGCTCGTAGTACGCCTCGAAGCACGCCTTGACCGCGGGGTGCTTCCAGGCGTTCGGCTCCAGGTTGTCGATGGCGTCGAGCACTTCGGCGCCGCCGACCTTGCCGATCATCGGGTACAGCGAGAACGGGACGTAGTACGGGTACTTGCCCGCGTAGGTCCAGCCGGCGATCCCCTTCTTCTTCGCCTTCTCGCAGACCGCGAGCATCTCGTCCCAGGTCTTCGGGTACTCCGCGTCGAGCGAGGCGAGCGCCTTCTGCGAGTACCAGACGCCGTAGACGGTGTAGGCGTAGTAGAGGATCCACACCTTCTCGCCGTCGAACTGACCCATCTGCACGATGCCGGGGCGCAGGGTGTCGCGGACCTTCTTCGACGGGTCGTCGTAGGAGGGGGCGTCCAGCAGCGGGGTGAGGTCGGCGAGCTGGTTCTTGGAGACGAGCACGCCCATGTCCATCTGTTCCGCGCCGGAGTTGTCGATCAGGTCGGGCGGCGTGCCCTGGTTGAAACGCGGCTGGAGCGTCGACTGGATCTTCTGGGTGGCGGAGAACTTCGTCTTGGCGCCGGGGAAGTTGCTCTCGTAGACCTTGACCGCGTCCTCGGCGTACTCCTTGCCGAATCCGCCGTCGAAGAGCACGAATTCCATCGGGGCGGTCTCGTTCACGGCGAGGGGGTTCTTCGCGGTCTTCTTGCCCGCCCCGGCCTTCTTCTGGTCGTCCCCGCCACCGCTCGCACAGGCGGACAGGAAGCCCATGGCCGGTACGGAGATCAGTCCGAGCGCGGCGGACCGCTTGATCAGATCGCGGCGGCCGACACCGTCGGTACCGTTCTCGGCGGACATCGTTCCCATGCTCAAGTCCTCGCCTTCTCCAGGACTCAGGCGGTGCGCCGGATTCCTCCCGGCACCGCGTTCGGGTCACGCTGGGTCGTGCAGGAAGTGCGGATGTCGTGCTGTACGGGCGCCCTGGGCGACGGCCCACGGTTCCACCGGTGGCCGACAGGTATAGTCCACTTCCGGTCGACGGAGCAAGATCGAACGCAAGGTTCCCCCCACGTCTTTTCCGAGTTGAGACCTGACGGAAAAAAGGGCCCCCGAAGGCTGCCCCGAAGAAAATCCGGCATGCGTCCGCCCCGGATGCCGCAGTCAACACCCTTGACATCACAGGCCCCTTCACGCGCTACTGGTTCTTGCGCTCCAATCTGACAACGTTGTCCACTCCCCGGTGTCGCATATCCGGGGCAGGCGCACGGAGGGTGCGGGAACATGCGCTACAGAACTCGGCACAGATGGGGTCCGGCGGTCGTCACGGCGACCGCCTTCGCGTTGGCGGCGACGGCACAGGGGGCGGCGGTCGCGCTGCCGTCCGCGCCCGCCGCCCCCGCCCGGGAGTTCGCGTCCTCGTTCGAGGCGGACGACCCGGCACCGGACTGGACCGACACCGTCGACACCACCCGGGGCGGCGCCAAGCGCGCCTCCGGCGTCGACGGCGGCGACACCACGGGCATACCCGGCAACGTCACCGACCGGGTCACCGCGGTCCGGGCCAGCGCCGAGAACACCGCCGGCGGTGAGGTCAAGGAGAATCTCGTCGACGGCGAACCGGGCACCAAGTGGCTGGCGTTCGAGAAGACCGGCTGGGCCGAGTTCGACCTGGACCGGCCGACCACCGTGGCCCGGTACGCGCTGACCTCGGCCAACGACCACGCCGAACGCGACCCGGCCGACTGGACCCTCAAGGGCTCCGCGGACGGTGAGCAGTGGCGGACCCTCGACACCCGCTCCGGCCAGACCTTCGGGCAGCGCTTCCAGACGCGGACGTACGACCTCGCCGAGCCCGGCGAGTACCGGCACTTCCGGCTGGAGGTCACCCGCACCAACGGCGGGGACATCCTCCAGCTCGCCGACGTCCAGTTCTCCACCGGATCCGACGACACCACCGTCCCGCCGGACATGCTCACCCGCGTCGACCGGGGGCCGTCCGGCTCGCCGACCGCGAAGGCGAGGGCCGGCTTCACCGGCGTCCGGGCGCTGCGCTACGCCGGGCGGCACACCGCCGACGGGCGGGGGTACTCGTACAACAAGGTCTTCGACGTCGACGTCAAGGTCGACCGGCGCACCGAGCTGTCGTACAAGGTCTTCCCGTCGATGGCCGACGGCGACCTCGACTACGACGCGACCCACGTCTCCGTCGACCTCGCCTTCACCGACGGCACCTACCTGAGCGGGCTCGGCGCCACCGACCAGCACGGCTTCCCGCTGTCGCCGCGCGGCCAGGGCGACGCCAAGGTCCTCTACGTCAACCAGTGGAACAGCGTCACCTCGGCGATCGGCACGGTCGCGGCCGGCAAGACCGTGGACCGCGTCCTGGTCGCCTACGACTCCCCCAAGGGCCCGGCGAAGTTCCGCGGCTGGCTGGACGACGTGGCCATCCGGCGGGCCGAGCCCGAGCGTCCGAAGGCCCACCCGTCGGACCACGTGCTGACCACCCGCGGCACCCACTCCAGCGGCAGCTTCTCGCGGGGCAACACCATCCCCGCCACCGCCGTCCCGCACGGCTTCAACTTCTGGACCCCCGTCACCAACGCCGCCTCCACGAGCTGGCTCTACGAGTACGCGCGCGGCAACAACGCCGACAACCTGCCCACCCTCCAGGCGTTCTCGGCCAGCCACGAGCCGAGCCCGTGGATGGGCGACCGGCAGACCTTCCAGGTGATGCCCTCGGCCGCCGCCGGCACCCCCGCCACCGGCCGTGAGGCGCGGGCGCTGCCCTTCCGGCACGAGAACGAGACCGCCCGCCCGCACTACTACGGGGTGCGTTTCGAGAACGGCCTGAGGGCCGAGATGGCGCCGACCGACCACGCGGCGCTGCTCCGCTTCACCTATCCGGGCGACGACGCGAGCCTGGTCTTCGACAACGTCACGGACCGGGCCGGCCTGACCCTGGACCGGGAGAACGGCACCGTCAGCGGCTGGTCGGACGTCAAGTCCGGGCTCTCCACCGGCGCGACCCGGCTCTTCGTGTACGGCGAGTTCGACCGGAAGGCCACCGGGGGCGGCTCGGACGGCGCCACCGGCTGGCTGCGCTTCGACGCGGGCCGGGACCGCACCGTCACCCTGCGCCTGGCGACCTCGCTGATCGGCGTCGACCAGGCCAGGGACAACCTGCGCCAGGAGGCGCCGCGGGGCACCTCGTTCGAGAAGGTCCGCCGGGACGCCCAGCGGCAGTGGGACCGGCTGCTCGGCACCGTCGAGGTCGAGGGCGCCACGCGGGACCAGCTCACCACCCTGTACTCCAGCCTGTACCGGCTGTACCTGTACCCCAACTCCGGTTTCGAGCGGGTCGGCGGGAAGGACCGGTACGCCTCGCCGTTCTCCGAGGCGACGGGGCCGGACACGCCGACCCGCACCGGCGCGAAGGTCGTCGACGGCCGCGTGTACGTCAACAACGGCTTCTGGGACACCTACCGGACCACCTGGCCCGCGTACTCCTTCCTGACGCCGTCCACGGCGGGCGAACTGGTCGACGGCTTCGTGCAGCACTACAAGGACGGCGGCTGGACGTCGCGCTGGTCCTCCCCCGGCTACGCGGACCTGATGACCGGCACCTCCTCGGACGTCGCCTTCGCGGACGCCTACGTCAAGGGCGTGCGTTTCGACGCGGAGGCCGCCTACGACGCGGCGGTGAAGAACGCCACCGTCGTGCCCCCGTCCTCCGGCGTCGGCCGCAAGGGCATGGCCACCTCGCCCTTCCTCGGCTACACCTCCACCGAGACCCACGAGGGCCTGTCCTGGGCGCTGGAGGGCTACGTCAACGACTACGGCATCGCCAGGATGGGCGAAAAGCTGTACCGGGAGACCGGGGAGGAGCGCTACCGGGAGGAGTCCGCCTACTTCCTGAACCGGGCCCGCGACTACGTCCACCTCTTCGACGAGAAGGCCGGCTTCTTCCAGGGCAGGGACGCCGCGGGCCGCCGGCGCGTCGACTCCGACCGCTACGACCCGCGTGTGTGGGGGTACGACTACACGGAGACCAACGGCTGGGGCTACGCCTTCACCGCCCCGCAGGACAGCCGGGGCCTGGCCAACCTCTACGGCGGCCGGTCCGGCCTCGCCGACAAGCTCGACACCTACCTCGCCACGCCCGAGACGGCCGCCCCCGAGTTCGCCGGTTCCTACGGTGGTGTCATCCACGAGATGACCGAGGCGCGGGACGTGCGGATGGGCAACTACGGCCACTCCAACCAGGTGGCCCACCACGCGCTGTACATGTACGACGCGGCCGGGCAGCCGCACAAGACGCAGCGGAACGTCCGCGAGGTCCTCTCCCGGCTCTACACGGGCAGCGACATCGGGCAGGGCTACCACGGCGACGAGGACAACGGCGAGCAGTCGGCCTGGTACCTCTTCTCCGCGCTCGGCTTCTACCCGCTGGTGATGGGCGGCGGCGAGTACGCGATCGGCTCCCCGCTGTTCACCAAGGCCACCGTCCACCTGGAGAACGGCCGCACCCTGGTGGTCAAGGCGCCACAGAACAGCGCGAAGAACGTGTACGTGCAGGGCCTGAAGGTCAACGGCAAGCGCTGGGACTCCACCGCGCTCCCC
This genomic window contains:
- a CDS encoding carbohydrate ABC transporter permease — its product is MTTTETPASPPAGPGAAPKSARAAGPRTARKEGTTLNVFSHGVLVIWAIMVALPLVWAVMTSFKDDAAIFGSPWSLPDRLRFDNWSRAWSQAHMSDYFLNTALVVGGSLVGTLVLGSMAAYVLARFDFPGNRFVYYLFVGGMSFPIMLALVPLFYVVDNMGLLNTIHGLILVYIAYSLPFTVFFLTAFFRTLPTSVAEAAFVDGASHSRTFFQVMLPMAKPGLISVGIFNFLGQWNQYMLPTVLNTDPDKHVLTQGLVQLAVSQGYKGDWSGLFAGLVMAMLPVLAAYIVFQRQVVTGLTAGALK
- a CDS encoding sugar ABC transporter permease; translated protein: MQHGKYRFVVGFLAVPLGLYTLFVVWPFVQSIYYSFTDWTGLSPDFRMVGFDNYSRMLDDDIFWKSLLHSVMFALLVPLVTLGLALFLSFMINVGGRRRRGGPAITGVRGSGFYKIVYFFPQVLSIAIVALLFAFAYNPDSGAVNSLLRGIGLDGVQPLWLGDPDLALWCVMAVLVWSTVGFFVVLFSAGMASIPVELYEAALLDGASRFVTFFRVTLPLLWDTVQSGWVYMGILALGAESFAVVQIMTTGPGGPDYSTTVMVLYVYQKAFRDGQAAYATTIGVALLVVTLAFAAVVMRLGRRERLEY
- the ngcE gene encoding N-acetylglucosamine/diacetylchitobiose ABC transporter substrate-binding protein, coding for MGTMSAENGTDGVGRRDLIKRSAALGLISVPAMGFLSACASGGGDDQKKAGAGKKTAKNPLAVNETAPMEFVLFDGGFGKEYAEDAVKVYESNFPGAKTKFSATQKIQSTLQPRFNQGTPPDLIDNSGAEQMDMGVLVSKNQLADLTPLLDAPSYDDPSKKVRDTLRPGIVQMGQFDGEKVWILYYAYTVYGVWYSQKALASLDAEYPKTWDEMLAVCEKAKKKGIAGWTYAGKYPYYVPFSLYPMIGKVGGAEVLDAIDNLEPNAWKHPAVKACFEAYYELYRKGYVLKGTPGLDHIQSQTAWAKGKALFLPNGSWVENESANVIPADFDLAVSAPSGLDDGDKMPFGTLWASGGEPFIVPAKAANAPGGMEQLRIMLGEESSKNFTGKVKSLTAYNGGTDGVELTPGLKSGVAALELAGDNVVNPRLQDWYVQLQKEKIGVSGLGEMMAGRLTPAEAIKKIQGFADEAAKDSSVKHYKHQ
- a CDS encoding GH92 family glycosyl hydrolase, with translation MRYRTRHRWGPAVVTATAFALAATAQGAAVALPSAPAAPAREFASSFEADDPAPDWTDTVDTTRGGAKRASGVDGGDTTGIPGNVTDRVTAVRASAENTAGGEVKENLVDGEPGTKWLAFEKTGWAEFDLDRPTTVARYALTSANDHAERDPADWTLKGSADGEQWRTLDTRSGQTFGQRFQTRTYDLAEPGEYRHFRLEVTRTNGGDILQLADVQFSTGSDDTTVPPDMLTRVDRGPSGSPTAKARAGFTGVRALRYAGRHTADGRGYSYNKVFDVDVKVDRRTELSYKVFPSMADGDLDYDATHVSVDLAFTDGTYLSGLGATDQHGFPLSPRGQGDAKVLYVNQWNSVTSAIGTVAAGKTVDRVLVAYDSPKGPAKFRGWLDDVAIRRAEPERPKAHPSDHVLTTRGTHSSGSFSRGNTIPATAVPHGFNFWTPVTNAASTSWLYEYARGNNADNLPTLQAFSASHEPSPWMGDRQTFQVMPSAAAGTPATGREARALPFRHENETARPHYYGVRFENGLRAEMAPTDHAALLRFTYPGDDASLVFDNVTDRAGLTLDRENGTVSGWSDVKSGLSTGATRLFVYGEFDRKATGGGSDGATGWLRFDAGRDRTVTLRLATSLIGVDQARDNLRQEAPRGTSFEKVRRDAQRQWDRLLGTVEVEGATRDQLTTLYSSLYRLYLYPNSGFERVGGKDRYASPFSEATGPDTPTRTGAKVVDGRVYVNNGFWDTYRTTWPAYSFLTPSTAGELVDGFVQHYKDGGWTSRWSSPGYADLMTGTSSDVAFADAYVKGVRFDAEAAYDAAVKNATVVPPSSGVGRKGMATSPFLGYTSTETHEGLSWALEGYVNDYGIARMGEKLYRETGEERYREESAYFLNRARDYVHLFDEKAGFFQGRDAAGRRRVDSDRYDPRVWGYDYTETNGWGYAFTAPQDSRGLANLYGGRSGLADKLDTYLATPETAAPEFAGSYGGVIHEMTEARDVRMGNYGHSNQVAHHALYMYDAAGQPHKTQRNVREVLSRLYTGSDIGQGYHGDEDNGEQSAWYLFSALGFYPLVMGGGEYAIGSPLFTKATVHLENGRTLVVKAPQNSAKNVYVQGLKVNGKRWDSTALPHDLIARGGVLEFAMGPRPSSWGTGENAAPVSVTQDDRVPAPRTDALVRGGALFDDTSATEAAAGSVDLPVSGRVKAVQYTLTSPADRTAAPSGWTLQGSDDGTTWRTLDRRSGESFVWDRQTRAFTIASPGTYDRYRLVLDGTHTLAEVELLA